A portion of the Magnolia sinica isolate HGM2019 chromosome 17, MsV1, whole genome shotgun sequence genome contains these proteins:
- the LOC131230853 gene encoding glutaredoxin-C1-like, which yields MDQVMGLAGQNALVIFSNSSCCMCHSIKRLFIELGAHAIVYELDVDPRGKEMEKALVRLLGRRSPLPAVFIGGKLVGSTNEVMALQLNRNRALMTLLREAGAIWV from the coding sequence ATGGACCAGGTGATGGGATTGGCAGGCCAGAATGCGTTGGTGATCTTTAGCAACAGCTCATGTTGCATGTGCCACTCCATCAAGAGGCTCTTCATAGAGCTTGGGGCCCATGCAATTGTTTATGAGCTCGATGTGGACCCCAGAGGAAAAGAAATGGAGAAGGCATTGGTCAGGCTACTAGGTCGTAGGTCGCCTTTACCAGCCGTGTTCATAGGCGGTAAATTGGTGGGCTCTACCAATGAGGTGATGGCTCTTCAACTCAACCGTAATCGTGCTCTAATGACGCTCCTTAGAGAAGCAGGAGCTATCTGGGTGTAA